In Salisediminibacterium beveridgei, one DNA window encodes the following:
- a CDS encoding glycoside hydrolase family 13 protein, giving the protein MSGIWWKEAVGYQIYPKSFQDSNGDGIGDLPGVLSRLDYLKNLGIDFIWICPMYKSPLDDNGYDISDYQDILDVFGTMEDFNQLLKGVHDRGMKLIIDLVPNHTSDEHPWFIESRSSTTSPKRDWYIWRDAKNGKEPNNWESIFGGSAWEYDDLTDQYFLHVFSKRQPDLNWENPDVREALYDMINWWLEKGVDGFRIDALSHIKKRPGFPDLPNPDGKKFVPSFKMHMNQDGIHDFLDELKRKTYGRYPEAMTVGEANGVSIEQAHNWVGENGKMDMVFQFEHLDLWDYELDETLDVINLKKILSRWQKGLEHDGWNALFIENHDKARVVSTWGDDTTYWYESATSLAAMYFLMKGTPYIYQGQEIGMTNSYFRNIEDYDDVAAKNMYQNALETGEDTEKIIDTLAHTSRDNSRTPMQWNGEAQAGFTKGEPWMKVNPNYTKINVAAQQEDPHSVLNFYKEMIHLKKTYPVFTYGSYDLLMPEDPNLFAYQREDKTHIAVVMTNLKPETATFESEVMTFTRDRLKLFNLKKPAPSEESTFFTLQPYEARVYIQNK; this is encoded by the coding sequence ATGAGTGGCATCTGGTGGAAAGAAGCTGTCGGATATCAAATCTATCCAAAAAGCTTTCAAGATAGCAACGGGGACGGTATTGGAGATCTCCCGGGCGTATTATCCCGTCTGGACTATCTGAAGAACCTGGGGATTGATTTTATCTGGATCTGTCCCATGTATAAATCTCCTCTGGACGACAACGGGTATGACATTTCCGATTACCAGGACATATTGGATGTATTCGGGACAATGGAAGATTTTAATCAATTGTTAAAAGGGGTTCATGATCGTGGAATGAAACTGATCATTGATCTCGTACCCAACCATACGAGTGATGAGCATCCCTGGTTTATCGAGTCACGCTCCTCAACAACATCCCCAAAGCGGGACTGGTATATTTGGCGTGATGCAAAGAATGGAAAAGAACCGAACAACTGGGAGAGCATCTTCGGCGGGAGTGCATGGGAATACGACGATCTGACAGATCAGTATTTCCTGCATGTGTTTTCAAAGCGCCAGCCAGATCTCAATTGGGAGAACCCCGATGTGCGTGAAGCGCTTTATGACATGATCAACTGGTGGCTCGAGAAAGGTGTGGACGGCTTTCGAATCGATGCCCTGTCCCACATCAAAAAGCGTCCGGGATTTCCGGACCTCCCGAACCCTGATGGAAAAAAATTCGTTCCGTCCTTTAAAATGCACATGAATCAGGACGGTATTCACGATTTTCTGGACGAGCTGAAAAGAAAAACGTACGGCCGCTACCCTGAAGCAATGACCGTCGGCGAGGCAAATGGTGTGAGCATTGAGCAGGCTCATAACTGGGTCGGTGAAAACGGGAAAATGGACATGGTCTTTCAATTCGAACATCTCGATTTATGGGACTATGAACTGGATGAAACCCTTGACGTCATCAATCTGAAAAAGATCCTCAGCCGTTGGCAAAAAGGACTCGAGCACGACGGCTGGAACGCATTGTTCATTGAAAACCACGATAAAGCCCGCGTGGTCTCTACCTGGGGAGATGACACCACTTACTGGTATGAAAGTGCCACATCCCTAGCAGCCATGTATTTTCTGATGAAAGGAACACCCTACATCTATCAGGGGCAGGAAATCGGCATGACCAACAGCTACTTCAGAAACATCGAAGACTACGACGATGTGGCTGCAAAAAATATGTATCAAAATGCCTTGGAAACTGGTGAGGATACCGAGAAAATCATCGACACCCTTGCGCACACATCCCGTGACAACAGCCGGACCCCGATGCAGTGGAACGGGGAAGCACAGGCAGGATTCACGAAAGGTGAACCCTGGATGAAGGTCAATCCGAATTACACCAAAATCAACGTGGCAGCACAGCAGGAAGATCCCCATTCTGTTTTGAATTTTTACAAAGAAATGATTCACCTGAAGAAAACGTATCCGGTTTTCACGTATGGCAGTTACGATCTTCTGATGCCGGAAGATCCGAATCTGTTTGCGTATCAGCGAGAAGATAAGACGCATATTGCCGTGGTGATGACAAATCTGAAACCGGAAACAGCAACCTTCGAAAGTGAAGTCATGACATTCACCCGAGACAGGCTGAAGCTGTTTAATCTGAAAAAACCGGCACCATCTGAAGAATCCACGTTCTTCACGTTGCAACCTTACGAAGCCAGGGTCTATATTCAAAATAAATAA
- the rarD gene encoding EamA family transporter RarD, protein MTHVPDMKKGVFAGIGAYLLWGFLPIYWKLVDHVSALEILAHRIVWSFLFLMLLFIVTRKVAYFLEDLRYLKTHPKIIVGIMTSSLLISTNWILFIWAVANERIVEVSLGYYINPLINVILGVIFFKETLNNKQRAAVGLAFIGVLIMTVSFGQVPYIALTLALSFGLYGLVKKQTQVGAMTGLSIETLMLLPIAIGVLFYLQGSVSGILHVGSDIPLTPVLLVGTGVATAIPLLLFGFGARNITLSLIGFLQYIAPTTMLLLGVLLYGEAFTIYHAVSFVFIWTGLILYSISKFRVFREEQRQRNNQIKSRA, encoded by the coding sequence ATGACACATGTTCCGGATATGAAAAAAGGCGTTTTCGCAGGGATCGGGGCCTATTTGTTATGGGGATTTCTCCCGATTTACTGGAAACTCGTGGACCATGTATCCGCTTTGGAAATTCTTGCACACCGGATCGTCTGGTCTTTTTTATTTTTGATGCTGTTATTTATCGTGACCCGGAAAGTCGCATACTTTCTGGAGGATTTACGTTATTTAAAGACCCACCCTAAAATCATCGTTGGCATCATGACATCGTCGCTTTTGATCAGCACCAACTGGATTTTGTTTATCTGGGCTGTTGCAAACGAACGGATTGTTGAAGTGAGCCTCGGGTATTATATTAATCCGTTAATCAACGTGATACTGGGTGTGATCTTTTTTAAGGAAACATTGAATAATAAACAGCGTGCCGCCGTCGGGCTTGCCTTTATCGGTGTATTGATCATGACGGTTTCTTTCGGTCAGGTGCCTTACATTGCGCTGACGCTGGCACTCAGTTTCGGCTTATATGGCCTGGTCAAAAAGCAGACTCAGGTCGGTGCCATGACCGGGCTCTCGATTGAAACGCTTATGCTGTTACCAATTGCCATCGGCGTATTGTTTTACCTGCAGGGTTCGGTCAGTGGCATTCTCCATGTCGGATCGGACATACCGCTGACCCCGGTTCTTCTTGTCGGTACCGGTGTCGCCACTGCCATCCCGCTCTTGCTGTTCGGGTTCGGCGCGAGAAATATTACCCTGTCACTGATCGGGTTTCTGCAGTACATCGCACCAACCACGATGCTGCTCTTAGGAGTCCTCTTGTACGGAGAAGCATTCACGATCTATCATGCGGTCTCCTTCGTCTTCATCTGGACCGGGC